The Porites lutea chromosome 4, jaPorLute2.1, whole genome shotgun sequence genome contains a region encoding:
- the LOC140933111 gene encoding phosphatidylethanolamine-binding protein 1-like — MLFTLLFVLCLSSIHGLDYDKSSSLIEEKCAYGDYENVNVKFGGKYFLSQSNCGADVPLKDVNEKQPPSVTFTDAVRGKKYLVAMVDPDAPYADNPGCQSWLHWIVVNIDGEDLAKGVNTYSSVDTITDYNPPSPPKPKPGKTNVHRYFVYVFEQESELQPNELEELKEDFQERCRFDIDDFRDKLNLKTVAMNMLKTHS; from the exons ATGCTGTTTACACTTCTCTTTGTCTTGTGTCTTTCATCAATTCACGGCTTGGATTATGACAAGAGTTCTTCTCTGATTGAAGAAAAATGTGCTTACGGTGACTACGAGAACGTGAATGTTAAATTTGGTGGAAAATATTTCCTCTCCCAGTCAAATTGTGGTGCAGATGTACCGTTGAAGGATGTGAACGAGAAGCAGCCGCCGTCAGTAACTTTCACAGATGCA GTAAGGGGCAAAAAATACCTTGTTGCAATGGTGGATCCTGATGCACCTTATGCAGACAACCCAGGCTGTCAGAGCTGGCTTCATTGGATTGTTGTCAACATTGAT GGTGAGGACCTGGCCAAAGGTGTTAACACATATTCTTCTGTGGACACTATTACAG ATTACAACCCACCTTCTCCCCCTAAACCCAAGCCAGGAAAGACCAACGTTCACAGATACTTCGTATATGTATTTGAACAAGAATCTGAGCTTCAACCAAATGAGCTAGAGGAATTAAAGGAAGATTTTCAAGAGCGCTGTCGTTTTGACATTGATGACTTCAGGgacaaattaaacttaaaaaccGTGGCTATGAACATGCTCAAAACTCACAGTTGA